Proteins encoded in a region of the Saccharothrix ecbatanensis genome:
- a CDS encoding RICIN domain-containing protein — protein sequence MRSALVLVLGAVAALAPTAPSAQAATVDTTATYVVVARHSGKAMQVQSTADGGAVVQSTRTDSAAQQFQFVDSGGGYYRLKSRHSGKVVDIASASTANGANVVQWTDRNATNQQFSLVDTDSGHVGIVNRNSGKALDVWERSTADGARVSQYDVNGGANQQWLLVRLGAVPGDPLPAGCTGTGPITCRYDVAPGHYDVTVRLGSSSRAANTGITAEARRRVLAAVDTGAGQFAERVVTVNVRNPEGQPTGQAGTGTPGLNLVFDGRSPSVVAVTVRQVRPPALFLVGDSTVCDQSVAPYTGWGQTLPARLREGLSVANYADSGESSGSVLSNSTLFPAVRSQTRAGDTVMIQVGHNDKQTSATAFRDNLTRMVRDVRAAGGTPVLVTPPVRRLFDSSGRLTGTAWHINGVGANLPNEMKAVARAQSTPLIDLTTLSANLVQQLGVTPSEQLFLTREKGDNTHFSEYGATAMSNLVLDEAVRLGVIPSTQVR from the coding sequence ATGCGATCGGCACTGGTTCTCGTCTTGGGCGCGGTCGCCGCACTCGCGCCGACCGCACCCTCGGCTCAAGCAGCCACCGTCGACACCACCGCCACGTACGTCGTGGTCGCCCGGCACAGCGGCAAGGCCATGCAGGTGCAGTCCACGGCCGATGGCGGCGCCGTGGTGCAGTCGACCAGAACGGACTCGGCCGCGCAGCAGTTCCAGTTCGTCGACTCCGGCGGCGGGTACTACCGGCTGAAGTCCCGTCACAGCGGCAAGGTCGTGGACATCGCCTCCGCCTCCACGGCCAACGGCGCGAACGTGGTGCAGTGGACCGACAGGAACGCCACCAACCAGCAGTTCAGCCTGGTCGACACCGACAGCGGCCACGTCGGGATCGTCAACCGCAACAGCGGCAAGGCATTGGACGTGTGGGAGAGGTCCACCGCCGACGGCGCGCGCGTCTCCCAGTACGACGTCAACGGCGGCGCCAACCAGCAGTGGCTGCTCGTCCGGCTCGGCGCCGTCCCCGGTGACCCGCTGCCGGCAGGCTGCACCGGAACCGGGCCGATCACCTGCCGCTACGACGTGGCGCCGGGCCACTACGACGTGACCGTGCGGCTGGGCAGCTCGTCCCGTGCGGCCAACACCGGCATCACCGCCGAGGCCCGACGCCGGGTGCTCGCCGCGGTCGACACCGGCGCGGGCCAGTTCGCCGAGCGGGTCGTCACCGTCAACGTGCGCAACCCCGAAGGTCAGCCGACGGGTCAGGCCGGCACCGGCACGCCGGGGTTGAACCTCGTGTTCGACGGGCGCTCGCCATCGGTCGTGGCGGTCACGGTCAGGCAGGTCAGGCCGCCGGCGTTGTTCCTGGTCGGCGACTCCACCGTCTGCGACCAGAGCGTCGCCCCCTACACCGGCTGGGGCCAGACCCTGCCCGCCCGCCTGCGCGAGGGCCTGTCGGTGGCGAACTACGCCGACTCCGGCGAGAGCTCCGGCTCGGTGCTGTCCAACTCGACGCTGTTCCCCGCGGTGCGGTCGCAGACCCGCGCGGGCGACACGGTCATGATCCAGGTCGGCCACAACGACAAGCAGACCTCGGCCACCGCGTTCCGCGACAACCTCACCCGGATGGTCCGCGACGTGCGCGCGGCGGGCGGCACGCCCGTGCTGGTGACGCCGCCGGTCCGCCGGTTGTTCGACTCGTCCGGTCGCCTCACCGGAACCGCCTGGCACATCAACGGAGTGGGCGCCAACCTGCCGAACGAGATGAAGGCCGTCGCGCGGGCGCAGAGCACTCCGCTGATCGACCTGACCACGTTGTCCGCCAACCTGGTCCAGCAACTCGGCGTCACGCCGTCCGAGCAGCTGTTCCTGACCCGCGAGAAGGGCGACAACACGCACTTCTCCGAATACGGCGCAACCGCCATGTCGAACCTGGTGCTGGACGAGGCCGTCCGGCTGGGCGTCATCCCATCGACTCAGGTCCGCTGA
- a CDS encoding glycosyl hydrolase 53 family protein: MNSRRPARVLVGLTTVATLVSSGLLVVAGPAGATFGTADIKPIESNIAAKPWSSATAASGSATAGLAIDGDPATSWRPDRAGARQWLTVDLGGAYDNLRKVKVVFPERGVVYRYVVEASSDGRRWKTIADKSHNRAASRGEVHLFTRPATRYVRLTFTGVPGHAQAGVSEIQVLNYLRDDLVLGADLSWVDDHQDRQYWVDPLAADRGAGPHQLDVVKDRGMQYARLRVFNEPRSESTGEPNAVPRQGPQRTLTSAQWIKQRDMGLGIDYHYADSWADPSKQPKPRAWAGLEFDDLNRAVYDFTADHLRQLVRQGTTPDKVAVGNEIINGFMYGSEAALIGTVNPPYFVDQADVYQSKPGGGLLWKYWGSTDAVEQQLYDQAWDRFTTLAASGIKAVRDASPKSKVEIHVIVNKDRLAKTMEFWHQFLTRVKAKGQNPDVLAISYYSEWHGTPEALDINLNTMATTYPDYEIDIAETAYPASGGDGSPMPNSPFPRTIQGQADAIQRVFQAANDVVDNKGAGVLVWEPVGYQTMFRAVPGLTNTWEPHASINVFNASRAKHILQDTVHTATGVRAAPRLPSSVHLLTTATDKITHIPVRWQPLPAGATDKPGEVTVAGMTDAGPVTAVIDVVTGRGGH, translated from the coding sequence ATGAACAGCAGACGTCCGGCCCGCGTCCTCGTGGGCCTGACAACGGTGGCCACCCTGGTGTCCTCAGGGCTGCTCGTGGTGGCCGGGCCGGCCGGTGCCACGTTCGGGACCGCGGACATCAAGCCGATCGAGAGCAACATCGCCGCCAAGCCCTGGTCTTCGGCGACGGCGGCCAGCGGCTCGGCGACCGCCGGGCTGGCCATCGACGGCGACCCGGCGACATCCTGGCGCCCCGATCGTGCCGGCGCGCGGCAGTGGCTGACCGTCGACCTCGGTGGCGCCTACGACAACCTGCGCAAGGTCAAGGTGGTGTTCCCCGAACGCGGTGTGGTCTACCGGTACGTCGTCGAGGCTTCATCCGACGGCCGCCGGTGGAAGACGATCGCCGACAAGTCCCACAACCGGGCCGCGTCGCGGGGAGAGGTGCACCTGTTCACCCGGCCGGCGACGCGCTACGTCCGGCTGACGTTCACGGGTGTGCCGGGCCACGCCCAGGCCGGTGTCAGCGAGATCCAGGTCCTGAACTACCTGCGCGACGACCTCGTCCTCGGCGCCGACCTGTCCTGGGTGGACGACCACCAGGACCGGCAGTACTGGGTCGACCCCCTGGCCGCAGACCGGGGCGCCGGGCCGCACCAGCTGGACGTGGTCAAGGACCGTGGCATGCAGTACGCCCGGCTGCGGGTGTTCAACGAGCCGCGCAGCGAGAGCACCGGCGAACCGAACGCGGTGCCGCGCCAGGGTCCGCAGCGCACGCTGACCTCGGCGCAGTGGATCAAGCAGCGGGACATGGGCCTGGGCATCGACTACCACTACGCGGACTCGTGGGCGGACCCGAGCAAGCAGCCGAAGCCGCGCGCCTGGGCCGGGCTGGAGTTCGACGACCTGAACCGGGCGGTGTACGACTTCACCGCCGACCACCTGCGCCAGTTGGTCCGGCAGGGCACCACGCCGGACAAGGTCGCGGTCGGCAACGAGATCATCAACGGTTTCATGTACGGCAGCGAGGCGGCCCTCATCGGCACGGTGAACCCGCCGTACTTCGTCGACCAGGCCGACGTCTACCAGTCGAAGCCCGGCGGTGGCCTGCTGTGGAAGTACTGGGGTTCGACCGACGCGGTCGAACAGCAGCTCTACGACCAGGCGTGGGACCGGTTCACGACCCTGGCCGCCTCCGGGATCAAGGCGGTCCGCGACGCGTCGCCGAAGTCCAAGGTCGAGATCCACGTGATCGTCAACAAGGACCGGCTCGCCAAGACCATGGAGTTCTGGCACCAGTTCCTCACCCGGGTGAAGGCGAAGGGCCAGAACCCCGATGTGCTGGCCATTTCGTACTACTCGGAGTGGCACGGCACGCCCGAGGCGCTCGACATCAACCTGAACACCATGGCCACGACATACCCCGACTACGAGATCGACATCGCCGAAACCGCCTACCCGGCCTCCGGCGGCGACGGCTCGCCGATGCCCAACTCGCCCTTCCCCCGGACGATCCAGGGTCAAGCGGACGCCATCCAGCGGGTTTTCCAGGCCGCGAACGACGTGGTCGACAACAAGGGCGCCGGAGTGCTCGTGTGGGAGCCGGTCGGCTACCAGACGATGTTCCGGGCCGTGCCCGGACTGACGAACACGTGGGAGCCGCACGCGTCCATCAACGTCTTCAACGCCAGCCGTGCCAAGCACATCCTCCAGGACACCGTCCACACCGCCACCGGGGTGCGTGCCGCTCCGAGGCTGCCCTCCTCCGTCCACCTGCTCACCACCGCCACCGACAAGATCACCCACATCCCCGTCCGCTGGCAGCCGTTGCCGGCCGGCGCGACCGACAAGCCGGGTGAGGTGACCGTCGCCGGCATGACCGACGCAGGACCGGTCACCGCGGTCATCGACGTCGTAACCGGACGCGGCGGCCACTGA